A genomic window from Leptospira broomii serovar Hurstbridge str. 5399 includes:
- a CDS encoding glycerol-3-phosphate dehydrogenase/oxidase translates to MVNTRASRSKSPKTELSSHVYDTLIVGGGITGATLLWDATLRGLRALLVEKNDFASGTSQATSKLIHGGLRYLKNAEFALVRESLRERRILAKISPHAVKTLGFLVPVYSMTEKLVLAAGMQMYDAFSFDKNREISPDRWIPKFRFLSKEETLIESPALPKEGLKGAYLYYDYQNINPERHTCEFIFSAQRNGGEAYNYTELVALSKGQEAYQAILLDKRSGKKFPVFAKTVVNAAGPWADFIESLAGVGMDKVLIRSKGIHIVTRAISGSKALVLKKKDKTHMFVLPWRGKTIIGTTDTVYQDSPDKFKVTKNDIQGLLEEINYAYGYTELKETDVDFFYGGMRPLVEDPGETSDTYNASRKTEIIHHKDQGFPGFFTALGGKYTTSRGLAEKIADLLCDYLPGTYLPCETNFVPLISGEFSDLASLIHGLANKFPKLSGEVLETVANRYGSISYEILQNAKPGEPYAVLANGEKLYISEIRYIANGESIRKASDFFFHRSGAGVPGLPSAENLEFIMEELGKSLGWNQTQRKSEKAEILSRYKVG, encoded by the coding sequence ATGGTAAATACTCGTGCTTCTCGTTCGAAATCTCCGAAGACTGAGCTTTCTTCCCACGTTTATGATACGTTGATCGTTGGGGGGGGAATTACCGGAGCGACTTTGCTTTGGGATGCCACCCTTAGAGGACTTAGAGCATTACTAGTGGAAAAGAATGACTTCGCGTCAGGAACTAGTCAGGCTACCTCCAAGCTCATTCACGGCGGCTTGCGGTATCTTAAGAATGCGGAGTTTGCTCTAGTTAGAGAATCGCTTCGGGAAAGAAGAATTCTTGCTAAAATCAGTCCTCACGCCGTAAAAACCCTGGGCTTTCTCGTTCCGGTTTACTCAATGACCGAAAAACTGGTGTTAGCGGCAGGGATGCAGATGTATGACGCATTCTCATTCGATAAAAATAGGGAAATTTCTCCGGATCGCTGGATTCCTAAATTTAGATTTCTAAGTAAGGAAGAGACTCTTATAGAATCGCCCGCCTTACCGAAAGAGGGATTGAAGGGAGCATATCTATACTACGATTACCAAAATATAAATCCGGAACGTCACACTTGCGAATTTATTTTCTCCGCGCAACGAAACGGAGGTGAGGCATATAATTATACGGAACTTGTAGCGCTTAGTAAAGGACAAGAAGCGTACCAGGCTATTCTTTTGGATAAACGAAGCGGTAAGAAATTCCCGGTTTTTGCGAAAACGGTCGTTAACGCTGCCGGACCTTGGGCGGATTTTATCGAATCGCTCGCCGGAGTCGGAATGGATAAGGTTCTAATAAGATCAAAAGGAATTCATATCGTGACTCGCGCAATTTCCGGTTCAAAAGCGCTAGTATTGAAGAAGAAGGATAAAACTCATATGTTTGTGCTTCCTTGGCGAGGTAAGACCATAATCGGAACTACTGACACGGTTTATCAGGATTCGCCGGATAAATTTAAAGTTACGAAGAATGATATCCAAGGTTTACTCGAGGAAATTAATTATGCTTACGGATATACAGAATTAAAAGAAACCGACGTGGATTTTTTCTATGGAGGTATGCGACCCCTTGTGGAAGACCCCGGAGAAACCTCGGATACGTACAATGCCTCCCGAAAGACGGAAATTATTCACCATAAAGATCAGGGATTTCCCGGATTTTTTACTGCGCTCGGAGGAAAATATACTACCAGCCGAGGACTTGCGGAAAAGATCGCCGACCTCCTATGTGATTATTTACCCGGAACCTATTTGCCTTGTGAGACGAATTTCGTCCCTTTGATTTCCGGAGAATTTTCCGATCTTGCTTCGTTGATTCACGGTTTAGCGAACAAATTTCCGAAATTAAGCGGAGAAGTTTTGGAAACCGTTGCGAATCGTTATGGCAGTATCTCATATGAAATTCTTCAGAATGCCAAACCTGGAGAACCTTATGCAGTTTTAGCGAACGGAGAAAAATTATATATTTCCGAAATTCGGTACATTGCAAACGGGGAATCAATCCGGAAGGCCAGCGATTTCTTCTTTCATAGGTCCGGAGCGGGAGTACCAGGATTACCCTCTGCGGAAAATCTAGAATTTATTATGGAAGAACTCGGGAAATCTTTGGGTTGGAATCAGACTCAAAGAAAATCCGAAAAAGCGGAGATTCTCAGCAGATATAAGGTCGGATAG
- a CDS encoding TetR/AcrR family transcriptional regulator has protein sequence MPKIVNHEKYKAEILSKCVDILARRGYSAVSMREIATELDVSTGTLYHYFSTKEDIFKELVKFVLSKDIQELQVYSKGEENQSIEKRVEALFTMVKDRESYFQNLLYIICDVSRLKNHEEEKQLIAEAMKEYVTIITKHLGITNPNLNRLLISIILGTVGQRIVDQDAIKLEDVAEVVKDFMGVVLANTFTF, from the coding sequence ATGCCGAAAATCGTAAACCACGAGAAATATAAAGCGGAAATTCTTTCCAAGTGCGTGGATATTCTCGCGCGGAGAGGATATTCGGCAGTATCTATGCGAGAGATTGCAACCGAACTGGATGTATCTACTGGTACATTATATCATTATTTTTCTACGAAAGAAGATATTTTTAAAGAACTCGTAAAGTTCGTTCTTAGCAAGGACATCCAAGAACTGCAAGTTTATTCAAAGGGAGAAGAAAACCAATCCATTGAAAAGCGTGTAGAAGCCCTTTTTACTATGGTGAAGGATAGAGAAAGCTACTTTCAAAACCTCCTTTATATCATTTGCGATGTCTCTCGTTTAAAGAATCATGAAGAGGAAAAGCAACTCATTGCCGAAGCGATGAAGGAATATGTGACGATCATCACAAAGCATTTAGGTATCACCAACCCCAACTTAAATAGACTTTTGATCAGTATTATCTTAGGGACGGTCGGACAAAGGATCGTCGATCAAGATGCCATCAAGCTAGAGGACGTAGCCGAAGTCGTAAAAGACTTTATGGGTGTAGTACTCGCAAATACGTTTACCTTCTAG
- a CDS encoding Mpo1 family 2-hydroxy fatty acid dioxygenase, with protein MKSVESWFGEYGESHQNKTNKAIHWICVPAIYFSVLGMIWAIPTPSFLTNISPHLNFATLSIAFVILFYLRLSLTLALGMLVVSLPMYAVILELEATAPIPVWQISLGIFAIAWIFQFIGHKVEGKKPSFFKDLQFLLIGPIWLLGFIYKKLNIAY; from the coding sequence ATGAAATCTGTCGAATCATGGTTCGGCGAGTATGGGGAAAGCCACCAGAATAAAACCAACAAGGCAATTCACTGGATATGTGTACCTGCGATCTATTTTAGCGTTTTGGGTATGATTTGGGCGATTCCTACTCCATCATTCTTAACGAACATAAGTCCGCATTTAAACTTTGCGACGCTGTCGATCGCTTTTGTTATTCTATTCTATTTGAGACTTTCCCTGACACTTGCATTAGGAATGCTTGTCGTTTCCCTGCCGATGTATGCAGTCATTTTAGAATTAGAGGCGACAGCCCCGATTCCTGTGTGGCAAATTTCGCTCGGGATTTTTGCGATCGCATGGATCTTTCAGTTCATCGGCCACAAGGTAGAAGGCAAAAAACCTTCTTTTTTTAAGGATCTGCAGTTTCTGCTCATCGGGCCGATTTGGCTGCTTGGATTCATTTACAAAAAATTGAACATTGCCTACTGA
- a CDS encoding patatin-like phospholipase family protein → MLSESTKSSYPFLESIWKELGTKKEIALAIAGGGIKAFYGLGFAFALRSWGIQIREVSGVSAGAAMAISALSETEEESSVYFEELTRRNPKNFYWNRLLRILPPFPHDGMARRTVSYCLKLPKLLSKAAKIRIHTVEIPGDQIQKNKNGKPNKRMLLARAARIIRAYFRDEELRRKGELPFHVMDKMKEWGWRERVFTEKEFSDHETVTQIVMNSCSAFPVLPLQSLGGNYYLDGGLTNNLLLEEFSSEIPKIAVFYEPTTLVGKAPEIVANTLLISPDAPFIEQGFDYTNPGLVRYAFEKGKEDAERHRSRILTHLAPMWKKHLLSFFEQIK, encoded by the coding sequence ATGCTGTCTGAATCGACCAAATCATCGTATCCGTTTTTAGAATCCATTTGGAAGGAATTGGGGACTAAAAAAGAAATTGCCCTGGCCATCGCAGGCGGCGGAATCAAAGCTTTTTACGGCCTAGGCTTCGCATTTGCACTTCGTAGCTGGGGAATTCAGATTCGGGAAGTCTCGGGAGTAAGCGCCGGCGCTGCAATGGCGATTAGCGCCCTTTCGGAAACCGAGGAAGAAAGTTCAGTCTACTTCGAAGAATTAACCCGCAGAAACCCTAAAAATTTTTACTGGAATCGGCTTTTGAGAATTCTTCCACCCTTCCCACATGACGGCATGGCTCGTCGAACGGTCAGCTATTGTTTAAAACTTCCTAAACTACTTTCTAAGGCTGCGAAGATACGAATTCATACGGTTGAAATTCCGGGAGATCAAATTCAAAAAAATAAAAATGGAAAACCGAATAAGCGTATGCTTTTAGCGAGGGCTGCTAGGATTATTCGAGCCTATTTTAGAGACGAAGAATTAAGAAGAAAGGGGGAACTCCCATTCCATGTGATGGATAAAATGAAGGAATGGGGATGGAGAGAACGCGTCTTTACTGAAAAAGAATTTTCCGACCATGAAACGGTCACTCAAATCGTCATGAACTCCTGTTCCGCCTTTCCGGTGCTTCCTTTGCAAAGTCTAGGCGGTAATTACTATTTAGATGGAGGACTAACGAACAATCTTCTGCTAGAAGAATTCAGCTCCGAAATTCCGAAAATTGCGGTTTTCTACGAGCCGACTACATTGGTTGGAAAAGCACCTGAAATCGTAGCAAATACACTCCTAATCTCTCCGGATGCCCCATTTATAGAACAAGGGTTTGATTATACGAATCCGGGTCTAGTCCGTTATGCCTTTGAGAAAGGTAAGGAGGACGCCGAACGACATCGCAGCCGTATTCTAACCCACCTCGCTCCTATGTGGAAAAAACACTTGCTTTCTTTTTTCGAACAAATAAAATAA
- a CDS encoding PaaI family thioesterase has translation MAQENHLQDMQKEWEKFSKAAPSLKVPPPAFKELSGEFVSYVRKKELTCSFYIEPRFSNPMGVFQGGFLAAAFDNTFGPLCYLAAGKPTTTLELSVSYIRMVKENQRIRVTARVVARGNQHIYLEAEAFDEEEKLLAKSTTQVLILKIPGAEKQE, from the coding sequence ATGGCCCAGGAAAATCATCTGCAGGACATGCAAAAAGAATGGGAGAAATTTTCTAAGGCGGCCCCTTCCTTAAAAGTTCCCCCTCCCGCGTTCAAAGAACTTTCAGGGGAATTTGTTTCGTACGTCCGTAAAAAAGAACTGACTTGCAGTTTTTATATCGAACCGAGATTTTCCAATCCAATGGGTGTCTTTCAAGGCGGATTTTTAGCTGCCGCGTTTGATAATACGTTCGGCCCACTTTGCTACCTGGCAGCGGGGAAACCCACTACCACGTTGGAACTTAGCGTAAGCTATATTCGTATGGTCAAAGAAAATCAACGGATTCGTGTTACGGCCAGAGTGGTGGCACGAGGCAATCAGCATATTTATCTCGAAGCCGAGGCTTTTGACGAGGAAGAAAAGCTTCTCGCGAAATCTACGACTCAGGTTTTGATTTTGAAAATTCCGGGAGCCGAAAAACAAGAGTAG
- a CDS encoding NYN domain-containing protein, with amino-acid sequence MHLVVDGFNLIYKFPELEAFMYSDRLREARVGLLRILEAYSSKIKNPNIHVFFDGKKEKGSEVRKDAYGNIQVYFSQELKADDLIKDYIKYSPRPSELFIVTSDQEILLFAKRLGSKTITSEDFAAKVADAFSEKPQTTEKDSERKLSPGEILYWKELFKKGK; translated from the coding sequence ATGCACTTAGTAGTAGACGGTTTCAATTTGATTTATAAATTTCCCGAATTGGAAGCATTTATGTATTCCGATCGTCTTCGCGAAGCTAGGGTAGGACTTCTTAGGATTTTAGAAGCGTATTCTTCGAAAATTAAGAACCCGAATATTCACGTTTTCTTTGATGGAAAGAAAGAAAAAGGAAGCGAGGTAAGAAAGGATGCTTACGGAAATATTCAAGTTTACTTCAGCCAAGAATTAAAAGCCGACGATCTGATCAAGGATTATATCAAGTACTCGCCGAGACCTTCAGAACTATTCATAGTAACCTCGGATCAGGAAATTTTACTTTTTGCAAAACGCTTAGGCTCGAAAACTATCACATCTGAGGATTTTGCAGCGAAAGTCGCCGATGCTTTCAGCGAAAAACCGCAAACAACCGAGAAAGATTCGGAACGAAAACTTTCTCCTGGCGAAATTCTATATTGGAAAGAACTCTTCAAGAAGGGAAAATAA
- a CDS encoding MBOAT family O-acyltransferase, translated as MLFNSILFLIFFSVVYIIYWLLPGRRRQDFLLFSSAIFYVMGASTIFGGLGFLAHFIAIITANYFAYYQIRTSNHKKGWMIFAVLLNAINLGFFKYFYFINRILADITGYPFFEEVPRILKISLPLAVSFYSFQMIASAIDAYRKPEGVILTLKQFFSFVLFFPILIVGPILRMKDFFPNLEHLSPSKEKVIRAGYLMISGLIKKILVADPVANVIAPVFANPGQYDNLSLVLAGFGYTIQVYCDFSGLTDMARSVGLMLGFELPENFKAPLFSPSGRELWQRWHMTLSFWLRDYIYFSLGGSKTGEWRTYLNLIITMTVGGIWHGADYTFIAWGFYWGVILATERFFVKRFGWDDGESSNRFLNVIRVQIIFVLFSFSAILFRSNSAGKMVQHVVGLIANMPGKLSGILIANGSNWLDQATSLISGPSPFKLERMENMEKLAYSYLAFLFFHFVQYKPERIQKIGENRTWVFVLCAILTIFAITLYSEDSSVCIYCQF; from the coding sequence GTGCTCTTCAATTCCATCCTATTTCTTATCTTTTTTTCCGTCGTTTATATCATTTATTGGCTTTTACCCGGTCGGCGAAGACAGGATTTTTTGCTATTTTCAAGCGCAATATTCTATGTTATGGGCGCGTCGACAATCTTCGGTGGATTAGGATTTCTCGCTCATTTTATAGCGATTATAACGGCGAACTACTTCGCTTATTATCAGATTCGAACCTCGAATCACAAAAAGGGATGGATGATATTCGCCGTCCTACTGAACGCCATTAATCTTGGATTCTTTAAGTATTTTTATTTCATCAACAGGATACTTGCGGATATCACAGGATATCCTTTCTTCGAAGAAGTTCCTAGAATATTAAAAATATCCCTACCTTTAGCGGTCAGCTTTTACAGTTTTCAAATGATCGCGTCCGCAATCGATGCCTATCGAAAGCCTGAAGGAGTGATCCTAACTTTAAAGCAATTTTTCTCCTTTGTCCTATTCTTCCCGATTTTAATCGTCGGCCCTATTTTGAGGATGAAAGATTTTTTCCCGAACTTAGAGCATCTATCTCCTAGTAAGGAAAAAGTCATCCGAGCAGGCTACTTAATGATCTCCGGCTTGATTAAAAAAATCCTGGTGGCGGACCCTGTTGCGAACGTAATCGCGCCTGTGTTTGCAAATCCGGGGCAATACGATAATCTTTCTCTCGTGTTAGCTGGGTTCGGGTATACGATCCAGGTTTATTGCGATTTCTCCGGTTTAACCGATATGGCAAGGTCGGTCGGTCTTATGCTAGGCTTCGAATTGCCGGAGAATTTTAAGGCCCCTTTGTTTTCCCCATCCGGCCGGGAACTTTGGCAACGGTGGCATATGACTCTTTCGTTTTGGTTGAGAGATTACATTTACTTTTCTTTAGGTGGCAGCAAAACGGGGGAGTGGAGAACTTATCTCAATTTAATCATTACAATGACGGTTGGGGGAATTTGGCACGGAGCGGATTACACTTTTATCGCCTGGGGTTTTTATTGGGGGGTTATCCTTGCAACGGAGAGGTTTTTTGTTAAACGTTTCGGATGGGATGACGGAGAATCCTCAAATAGATTCTTAAACGTAATCAGAGTTCAAATAATATTCGTACTATTCTCGTTCAGCGCAATCTTATTCAGATCGAATTCCGCCGGAAAAATGGTCCAGCACGTCGTGGGATTAATCGCAAATATGCCGGGAAAACTTTCCGGAATTTTAATAGCCAACGGATCGAATTGGCTCGACCAAGCGACTTCGTTAATTTCAGGACCGTCTCCATTTAAACTAGAAAGAATGGAGAATATGGAAAAACTTGCTTATTCGTATCTAGCATTTTTGTTTTTTCATTTCGTGCAGTATAAACCGGAACGGATTCAGAAAATCGGCGAAAATCGAACCTGGGTTTTTGTACTTTGCGCGATTCTTACTATATTTGCAATCACGTTATATTCTGAAGATTCCAGTGTTTGTATCTATTGCCAATTTTAG
- a CDS encoding DUF1574 domain-containing protein encodes MKDKKILLIPFLILAISLIIDRFLTNSYFERYYSNTLSHLNYLSKEDLYEDLKGYLKKTPSERKKVLVFLGNSRSLLFPYHELSKKYPDWILYNFSVPGGSPDYFLYWVERIVQDGLHPDFVVLDQSLEIFNKTPNLALDEVLIYGVSPGFLLRHWNRYSKEQWSIFLSKRMFHSYRDRPKLWRVRERLKNNSYWANNYAEAVVNTLESLADQKGSTSREANVIKLPHDQLIKRSESDFQSYLSPYTFHFDMLEMQRDSVKLLKKAGISYATIWVRVARPYFKLYGTRKTDTPEGPQIPLDIWLTEIQKFDRDTQTKFWDMNNDPGYSCDDFSDPGHMSPSCYPAYGDFVFRKLSESIEQN; translated from the coding sequence ATGAAAGATAAGAAGATTCTTCTAATCCCGTTTTTGATTCTTGCAATCTCGTTAATAATAGATCGGTTTTTAACTAATAGTTATTTTGAAAGATACTATTCCAACACTCTATCCCACTTAAATTATTTAAGCAAAGAGGACCTTTACGAAGATTTAAAGGGGTATCTAAAAAAAACTCCTTCTGAAAGGAAAAAGGTTTTAGTATTCCTCGGAAACTCCAGATCGCTTCTCTTTCCGTACCATGAATTAAGTAAAAAATATCCGGATTGGATTCTATACAATTTTTCAGTTCCGGGAGGATCGCCTGATTACTTTTTGTACTGGGTCGAAAGGATCGTACAGGACGGATTGCATCCCGATTTTGTCGTATTGGATCAGTCTTTAGAAATCTTTAATAAAACGCCGAATCTAGCTCTTGATGAGGTCTTGATCTACGGAGTTTCGCCTGGATTTTTGCTTCGACACTGGAATCGATATTCGAAGGAGCAATGGTCCATTTTTCTATCGAAGAGAATGTTTCATTCGTATCGAGATAGGCCGAAACTCTGGAGAGTCCGAGAACGTTTAAAAAATAATTCCTATTGGGCTAATAATTATGCAGAGGCCGTAGTAAATACGTTGGAGTCGTTAGCGGATCAAAAGGGGAGTACGTCTAGAGAAGCAAACGTAATTAAACTTCCCCACGACCAGTTGATTAAAAGATCGGAGTCCGATTTTCAATCTTATTTGAGTCCTTATACGTTTCACTTCGATATGTTGGAAATGCAGAGAGATTCGGTGAAATTATTGAAGAAAGCCGGGATTTCCTACGCTACAATCTGGGTCCGAGTAGCTAGGCCGTATTTTAAGTTGTACGGAACTCGCAAAACGGATACGCCCGAGGGACCTCAAATTCCTTTGGACATTTGGCTTACGGAGATCCAAAAGTTCGATCGGGACACCCAGACAAAATTTTGGGATATGAATAACGATCCAGGGTATTCCTGCGACGATTTTTCGGATCCGGGTCACATGTCTCCGAGTTGTTATCCCGCGTATGGGGATTTTGTTTTCAGAAAATTATCGGAAAGCATAGAGCAAAACTAG
- a CDS encoding DJ-1 family glyoxalase III, with amino-acid sequence MAKVLVPFATGMEEIEAVVIVDVLRRAGIQVITAGLSAGPVQASRGTRHLPDAVLSEILHEDFDMVILPGGNLGTQNLGKDSNIIELLNRYKKQGKWIAAICAAPSILKEHGILNSGQKFTGFPGSVEKTNEYTGSRLEESGKIITSIGPGSAFEFALRIVDILAGSAKKKEVESGLYLHR; translated from the coding sequence ATGGCTAAAGTTCTGGTACCCTTTGCCACCGGAATGGAAGAAATAGAAGCAGTCGTTATTGTGGATGTTCTCCGTAGGGCCGGGATACAAGTCATTACTGCAGGACTCTCAGCCGGTCCTGTTCAAGCTTCCCGCGGAACCCGCCATCTCCCCGACGCCGTACTTTCAGAAATTCTTCACGAAGATTTCGATATGGTTATTCTTCCGGGAGGAAATTTAGGAACGCAAAATCTTGGAAAAGATTCCAACATAATCGAATTACTAAATCGTTATAAAAAGCAGGGGAAATGGATCGCAGCAATTTGTGCGGCTCCGAGCATTCTAAAGGAGCACGGTATATTAAATTCCGGGCAAAAATTTACCGGTTTCCCGGGATCTGTGGAAAAAACGAATGAATACACCGGCTCGAGACTCGAAGAATCCGGAAAAATCATAACGAGTATCGGCCCGGGTTCAGCCTTTGAATTTGCATTACGAATCGTAGACATCCTAGCCGGTTCTGCAAAGAAAAAGGAAGTGGAATCAGGACTTTATTTACATCGATGA
- a CDS encoding glycosyltransferase family 2 protein, with product MNPTISVILPTYNESENLPIAAERISESLSGFMHEIIVVDDDSPDRTWEVAEDLQKNLPQLKVVRRFTGKGLSSAVLTGMGIAKGDLFVVMDSDLQHDERILPEMIRSLNDRGNDLCLGTRYTNGGSTGKWSLFRVGISRFGNVLARRLIRQNVSDPMSGFFGIRKDVYSEVKNSINPRGFKILLEFLARGKEDLKVEEIPYTFRTRVHGETKLDNSVIRNFLLALLDIRFGEWISPTFLLYAMVGATGVIVNLGGFLIGEFLSLPDISTGISFLDPISSSVLLGIELSIISNFLLNNYFTFYERRYEGFRALEGFAIFQAVSLFGLILQIEFYQLLHNRVFANYSFSAGIPIKLVCDLLSIGIAMLSNYFLNSNLTWMKTSRK from the coding sequence ATGAATCCTACTATTTCAGTCATTCTTCCTACATACAATGAGAGCGAAAATTTGCCGATCGCTGCGGAGCGAATCTCCGAATCTCTCTCCGGATTTATGCACGAGATTATCGTCGTAGACGATGATAGCCCCGATCGCACGTGGGAAGTAGCTGAGGATCTGCAAAAAAACCTTCCTCAATTGAAAGTAGTTCGACGCTTTACCGGAAAAGGTCTATCGTCCGCTGTTTTGACCGGCATGGGAATCGCGAAAGGAGATCTTTTCGTTGTGATGGATTCGGATTTGCAACACGACGAAAGAATTCTACCCGAAATGATTCGATCTTTGAATGATCGCGGAAATGACCTTTGTTTAGGGACTCGTTATACGAACGGCGGTTCTACCGGAAAGTGGTCTCTGTTTCGAGTAGGGATCAGTCGATTCGGAAACGTACTAGCGCGACGGCTAATTCGCCAAAACGTTTCCGACCCGATGAGCGGATTTTTCGGGATACGAAAAGACGTTTATTCCGAAGTCAAAAACAGCATTAATCCTAGAGGTTTTAAAATTCTTTTGGAATTTCTAGCCCGGGGAAAAGAAGATTTAAAGGTAGAGGAAATCCCTTATACATTCCGTACACGGGTTCATGGAGAAACAAAACTAGACAATTCGGTAATTCGAAATTTTCTATTGGCTCTATTGGACATTCGTTTTGGAGAATGGATTTCGCCGACTTTCTTGCTTTACGCGATGGTAGGAGCAACCGGAGTAATCGTAAATCTTGGAGGTTTTCTGATCGGCGAGTTCCTATCCTTACCCGATATCAGTACGGGAATATCGTTTTTAGATCCGATCTCAAGTTCCGTCTTATTGGGAATCGAGCTCTCTATCATATCCAACTTTCTGCTAAACAATTACTTCACATTCTATGAAAGACGGTACGAAGGATTCCGTGCCTTAGAAGGGTTTGCGATTTTTCAAGCAGTTAGCCTATTCGGACTTATTTTGCAGATTGAGTTTTACCAATTATTGCATAATCGGGTCTTTGCTAATTATTCATTTTCTGCGGGAATTCCGATCAAACTAGTATGTGACCTACTATCAATTGGAATTGCCATGCTCTCGAATTATTTTCTTAATTCCAACCTTACTTGGATGAAGACGAGTAGGAAATGA